In the genome of Chitinophagaceae bacterium, one region contains:
- a CDS encoding ABC transporter permease, which yields MQIIENIREGIKSIKANVLRASLTASIVAIGICSLVGILTAIDSLQESILNNVASLGANTFDVVSIEHDGRSDNGTAQKIYPPINYYEMAMFMENYKTYGIPSVNVNISGQSELKRGNKKTNPNMRLRGSDENYLAVQGASLKSGRNFSSLEAKNGVNVAIIGAEVYNALFQKDEDPINQFLIAYGIKFRIVGLLEKQGSMNGDNGRDRLVLIPMEAARRVDPNKKLDFRIRIALQDPSKIETAMGYATEIMRIIRKDQIGTPLSFAVERNISLSERLETTNGYLRLGAFAIGFITLLGASIGLMNIMLVSVTERTREIGIRKAIGASPTKIRQQFLIEAIMITQIGGVAGIILGILIGNTIASFIGSDQFSIPWLWIIIGFIVGMIVGISSGYLPASKASKLDPIESLRFE from the coding sequence ATGCAAATCATAGAAAATATAAGAGAAGGTATCAAATCAATAAAAGCAAATGTCCTACGTGCATCCCTTACTGCATCTATTGTAGCAATAGGAATATGCTCCTTAGTAGGAATACTTACTGCAATAGACAGCTTACAAGAATCTATCTTGAATAATGTAGCCAGTTTAGGTGCAAATACTTTTGATGTGGTGTCTATTGAACATGATGGACGCTCCGATAACGGAACAGCACAAAAAATATATCCACCCATTAACTATTATGAAATGGCAATGTTTATGGAAAACTATAAAACGTATGGAATCCCATCTGTTAATGTAAACATATCAGGACAATCTGAACTCAAAAGGGGTAATAAAAAAACAAACCCTAATATGAGATTACGAGGGAGTGATGAAAATTATCTTGCCGTGCAGGGGGCTTCTCTCAAAAGCGGCAGAAATTTTTCCTCATTAGAAGCAAAAAATGGAGTCAATGTAGCGATTATTGGTGCAGAAGTATATAATGCCCTTTTTCAAAAAGACGAAGACCCCATTAATCAGTTTCTCATAGCATACGGAATCAAATTTAGAATAGTGGGATTGTTAGAAAAACAAGGAAGTATGAACGGAGACAATGGACGGGACAGATTAGTTCTCATTCCCATGGAAGCAGCAAGAAGAGTAGACCCCAATAAAAAATTGGATTTTAGAATTCGCATAGCACTCCAAGATCCATCAAAAATAGAAACTGCTATGGGCTATGCCACAGAAATAATGAGAATCATAAGAAAAGATCAAATAGGAACCCCCCTCTCTTTTGCAGTCGAAAGAAATATATCCTTATCGGAAAGGTTAGAAACTACCAATGGCTACTTACGCCTTGGTGCCTTTGCTATAGGATTTATAACACTCCTCGGAGCATCTATCGGTCTTATGAATATTATGCTCGTCTCTGTTACAGAAAGAACCCGTGAAATAGGGATTAGAAAAGCTATAGGTGCATCTCCTACAAAAATAAGACAACAATTTCTCATAGAAGCAATAATGATAACACAAATAGGCGGTGTCGCAGGAATTATTTTAGGAATATTGATAGGAAATACCATTGCAAGTTTTATAGGAAGCGACCAATTTAGCATCCCATGGCTATGGATAATCATTGGATTTATTGTAGGAATGATAGTTGGTATTTCATCAGGGTATTTACCAGCTTCAAAAGCATCAAAATTAGATCCTATAGAATCTCTCAGATTTGAATAA
- a CDS encoding nucleoside transporter C-terminal domain-containing protein, whose protein sequence is MDYIRGLIGVLGLIGFAYLFSNNKKAIDWKLVLTGISLQIFFGIMITRVPFITSFFGLISSGFVKFLSFSTEGAKFLFGDLATGKHSFGFLFAFQALPTIIFFSTVSAGLYYLGILQKIVFGIAWIMAKTMKLSGAESLSAAGNIFLGQTEAPLLIRPFVAKMTKSEILCLMAGGMATIAGSVMGGYIAFLGGDDPIEQARFASYLLSASIMNAPAAIVCSKILLPQTEPEKIDRELKVNKESLGINLIDALSTGASDGLKLALNVGGMLMAFIAVIAFLNFFIANIGDLLGVNTMIAESTNNRFSGLSLEYILGQFFRVFAFIMGVEWKDTLVLGSLLGQKTVINEFVAYFNLAEIKQTGILSNKSIVIATYALCGFSNFASIAIQVGGIGAMAPNQQSTLSLLGMRALLAATLACMLTGTIAGTFVIY, encoded by the coding sequence ATGGATTACATCAGAGGACTTATAGGAGTGTTAGGACTTATAGGGTTCGCTTATTTATTTTCTAATAACAAGAAAGCAATAGATTGGAAGTTAGTATTAACGGGAATATCTCTACAGATATTTTTTGGAATAATGATTACACGAGTGCCTTTCATTACAAGTTTTTTTGGACTTATAAGTTCTGGATTTGTAAAGTTTTTAAGTTTTTCCACAGAAGGAGCGAAGTTTTTATTTGGAGATTTAGCAACAGGAAAACACAGCTTTGGTTTTTTATTTGCATTCCAAGCATTGCCTACCATCATCTTTTTTTCTACTGTATCTGCGGGATTGTATTATTTAGGTATTTTACAGAAAATTGTTTTTGGCATAGCATGGATAATGGCAAAGACAATGAAGCTTTCGGGAGCAGAATCACTCTCCGCAGCGGGGAATATTTTTTTAGGTCAAACGGAAGCCCCTCTACTCATACGACCTTTTGTTGCGAAAATGACCAAATCAGAAATTTTATGCCTGATGGCAGGAGGTATGGCAACAATAGCTGGAAGCGTTATGGGAGGATATATAGCATTTTTAGGAGGAGATGACCCCATAGAGCAAGCTCGCTTTGCATCTTATCTATTGAGTGCTTCTATAATGAACGCTCCCGCTGCTATAGTTTGCTCCAAAATTCTACTTCCTCAGACAGAACCCGAAAAGATAGATAGAGAACTCAAAGTAAACAAAGAATCTTTAGGAATCAATCTCATTGATGCTCTTTCCACAGGAGCATCCGATGGACTGAAATTAGCTCTCAACGTAGGAGGTATGCTGATGGCTTTTATTGCGGTCATTGCTTTCCTTAATTTTTTCATTGCTAACATAGGAGACCTTTTAGGAGTGAATACTATGATAGCAGAAAGCACCAATAACAGATTTTCAGGGCTTTCTTTAGAATATATTTTAGGACAATTTTTCCGAGTATTTGCTTTTATTATGGGAGTAGAATGGAAGGATACCCTTGTTTTGGGAAGTTTATTAGGACAAAAGACAGTCATCAATGAATTTGTAGCATATTTTAACCTTGCGGAGATAAAACAAACAGGAATTTTATCCAATAAAAGCATTGTGATAGCAACGTATGCCCTTTGTGGTTTTTCTAATTTTGCCAGTATTGCTATACAAGTGGGCGGTATCGGAGCAATGGCTCCTAATCAGCAATCTACTCTCTCCTTATTAGGAATGAGAGCTTTATTGGCAGCTACTCTTGCCTGTATGCTCACGGGAACTATTGCAGGTACCTTTGTTATTTATTAA
- a CDS encoding ATP-binding cassette domain-containing protein encodes MDILKAENICKTYGTHKALDNVSISIPEGTIVGLMGPNGAGKTTLIRIINQIITPDSGKIFFRGNPISYLDVQQIGYLPEERGLYKKMKVEEQLLYFAQLKGLPKKEAVPYIKEWIEKFQMEKWANKKIEDLSKGMAQKIQFITTVLHKPKLLILDEPFSGFDPVNALLIRDEILQLKENGSTIIFSSHRMESIEELCDDVVLIHKAKKILDGKKKEIKEKFKNNSFMIEYTGTITHLQVHFQIISTEIKEEITVAHIKILNELSANALLQELISQVQIKSFVEKVPSMNDIFIQMVQS; translated from the coding sequence ATGGATATTTTAAAAGCAGAAAACATTTGTAAGACCTACGGAACTCACAAAGCCCTTGATAATGTGAGTATATCTATCCCTGAAGGAACTATTGTAGGACTTATGGGACCGAACGGGGCAGGAAAAACAACCCTTATTCGCATAATAAATCAAATAATCACTCCCGATTCGGGTAAAATCTTTTTTAGAGGAAATCCCATTTCTTATTTAGACGTGCAACAAATAGGATATCTACCAGAAGAGAGAGGACTTTACAAAAAAATGAAAGTAGAAGAACAACTACTCTACTTTGCACAATTGAAAGGATTGCCCAAAAAAGAGGCTGTCCCCTATATAAAAGAATGGATTGAAAAATTTCAAATGGAAAAATGGGCAAATAAAAAAATAGAAGACCTCTCTAAAGGAATGGCTCAAAAAATACAATTTATAACCACCGTTTTGCATAAACCCAAGCTTCTTATTCTTGATGAACCATTCTCAGGGTTCGACCCTGTAAATGCTCTTTTGATAAGAGACGAAATACTTCAATTGAAAGAGAACGGAAGCACTATTATTTTTTCCAGTCATAGAATGGAATCCATAGAAGAACTTTGTGATGACGTAGTCCTGATACACAAGGCTAAAAAGATATTAGACGGTAAAAAAAAAGAAATAAAAGAAAAGTTTAAAAACAACTCTTTTATGATAGAATACACCGGAACTATTACCCATCTCCAAGTACATTTTCAAATTATCTCTACGGAAATAAAGGAAGAAATTACCGTTGCCCATATAAAAATACTCAATGAACTCTCTGCCAATGCTTTATTACAAGAACTTATATCACAAGTGCAGATAAAAAGCTTTGTAGAAAAAGTTCCTTCTATGAACGACATATTTATTCAGATGGTGCAGAGTTAA
- the rny gene encoding ribonuclease Y yields the protein MNIVLISTTVITAIASVIIIYFVTKEYKKIYKTKERELEENYKKHKEALEMEAESIKKNKIIEAKEKFLELKKEFEEEQNKQKGQLLAQQSAYDNKVMVSENRLKQKEQHLTQLIEKNKRSEQDIENQKKTLNNESEVLKKQQEELEKHKQTQISALEKISNLSVEEAREKIIENIKDEAKSKALSYVKDIMEEAKLTAAKESKKIVIQTIQRTASDHTIENCTSIFNIENDELKGKIIGREGRNIRAIEALTGVELIIDDTPEAIVISGFDPIRREVARLSLHRLVQDGRIHPGKIEEIVAKSFKNIEEEIMNIGQKILIELEIHGINIELVKMIGKMRYRSSYGQNLLHHSIEVAKLSATLAAELGLNPAMAKRAGLLHDIGKVSTEKPELPHALLGMELVKKYKEHPEICNAVGAHHDEIEMTSLISPIIQICDAISGSRPGARREVLESYIKRIEEIEQISSNFEGVTKCYALQSGREVRVIVDSENINDEKAKDISSAIAQKIEKEMEYPGQIKITVIREMRYTHYAK from the coding sequence ATGAACATAGTATTGATTTCAACAACGGTCATAACAGCAATAGCAAGCGTCATAATAATTTATTTCGTCACCAAAGAATACAAAAAAATATATAAAACGAAAGAAAGAGAATTAGAAGAGAATTATAAAAAGCACAAAGAAGCTCTGGAAATGGAAGCAGAATCTATAAAAAAAAATAAAATTATAGAAGCCAAAGAAAAATTTCTGGAACTGAAAAAAGAATTTGAAGAGGAACAAAATAAACAAAAGGGCCAACTATTAGCTCAGCAATCAGCTTATGATAATAAAGTAATGGTATCTGAAAATAGATTGAAACAAAAAGAACAACATTTAACTCAACTAATAGAAAAGAATAAACGTTCTGAACAAGATATAGAAAATCAAAAAAAAACACTCAATAATGAATCAGAAGTTCTGAAAAAACAACAAGAAGAGTTAGAGAAGCACAAACAAACACAAATATCCGCCTTAGAAAAAATATCCAATTTATCCGTTGAGGAAGCACGAGAAAAGATTATTGAAAATATAAAAGATGAAGCAAAGAGCAAAGCTCTCTCTTATGTAAAAGATATAATGGAAGAAGCAAAACTAACAGCGGCAAAAGAATCTAAAAAAATAGTCATCCAAACTATTCAGAGAACAGCGAGTGACCATACTATAGAAAACTGCACTTCCATCTTTAATATAGAAAACGATGAATTAAAAGGAAAAATAATAGGAAGAGAAGGACGTAATATACGAGCAATAGAAGCCCTAACAGGCGTAGAACTCATCATAGATGATACTCCTGAAGCGATTGTTATATCAGGTTTTGATCCTATCAGAAGAGAAGTTGCAAGGTTATCACTCCACCGCCTCGTGCAAGATGGACGAATACATCCCGGTAAAATAGAAGAAATTGTGGCAAAAAGCTTTAAAAACATAGAAGAAGAAATTATGAACATAGGACAAAAGATACTCATAGAATTAGAAATACATGGGATTAACATAGAATTAGTGAAAATGATAGGAAAAATGAGATACCGTTCTTCTTATGGGCAAAATCTACTCCACCATAGCATAGAAGTTGCTAAATTATCTGCTACCCTTGCTGCTGAATTAGGACTCAATCCTGCAATGGCAAAAAGAGCAGGACTCTTACATGATATAGGTAAGGTCAGCACAGAAAAACCCGAACTTCCTCATGCTTTATTAGGAATGGAACTCGTAAAAAAATACAAAGAACACCCCGAAATATGTAATGCCGTAGGAGCACATCACGATGAAATAGAAATGACGTCCCTTATATCCCCCATAATTCAAATATGTGATGCTATATCGGGATCCAGACCTGGTGCAAGAAGAGAAGTACTCGAATCATACATCAAACGTATTGAAGAAATAGAACAAATCTCTTCAAATTTTGAAGGTGTAACAAAATGCTACGCTCTTCAGTCAGGTAGAGAAGTCCGAGTTATCGTGGATTCTGAGAATATAAATGACGAGAAAGCAAAAGATATTTCTTCTGCAATAGCACAAAAAATAGAAAAAGAAATGGAATATCCTGGACAAATAAAAATAACTGTTATTAGAGAAATGAGATATACTCATTATGCTAAATAG
- a CDS encoding TCR/Tet family MFS transporter, with the protein MIPDKNKAAIGFIFITLLIDVIGVGIIIPVFPKLIAELTHETNSSSARYGGWLFSSYAIMQFLFAPILGGLSDRFGRRPVILCSLFGFGVDYLILSFAPNITWLFIGRILAGITGASFTVASAYIADISTPEKRAQNFGIIGASFGLGFIIGPLIGGLLGQFGSRVPFYAAAFLVFLNGIYGIFILPESLAPENRRKFDWKRANPIGSFIKLQKHKDILLLLIVFFLAYTASHSLQSTWTFFVIEKFQWNEKMIAFSLAFVGIMAAIVQGGLIRFIIPKLGVYKTLITGICISATSYFLYVFASEGWMLYPIIFLASFGGVAGPAIQSITTQKIPSNEQGELQGITTSLMSIASIIGPFVMTYIFYSFTADKNAPLYYFPAAPFILSCVLVLCSLLFVYIYIHKEKKQPRNVS; encoded by the coding sequence ATGATACCAGATAAAAACAAAGCGGCGATAGGATTTATATTCATTACTTTATTAATAGATGTGATAGGAGTAGGGATTATAATACCTGTATTCCCTAAATTAATAGCGGAGCTCACTCATGAAACAAATAGTTCTTCTGCTCGTTATGGTGGATGGTTGTTCTCATCTTATGCTATAATGCAATTTTTATTTGCTCCTATTTTAGGAGGGCTTAGTGATAGATTTGGAAGACGCCCTGTTATCTTGTGTTCTTTATTTGGATTTGGAGTGGATTATCTTATTCTTTCTTTTGCTCCCAATATTACTTGGTTATTTATAGGACGTATCTTAGCAGGTATCACAGGTGCAAGTTTTACAGTCGCTTCCGCTTATATTGCTGATATAAGTACTCCCGAAAAAAGAGCACAGAATTTTGGTATCATTGGAGCATCTTTTGGTTTAGGATTCATTATAGGTCCTCTTATAGGAGGGTTATTAGGACAATTCGGTTCTCGTGTTCCATTTTATGCTGCTGCATTTTTAGTGTTTCTCAATGGAATATATGGAATTTTCATACTCCCCGAATCACTCGCTCCCGAAAACCGAAGAAAATTTGATTGGAAAAGAGCAAATCCCATAGGTTCTTTTATAAAATTACAAAAGCATAAAGATATACTGTTATTACTCATAGTTTTTTTTCTGGCATACACTGCCTCACATTCATTACAAAGCACATGGACGTTCTTTGTCATTGAAAAATTTCAATGGAATGAAAAAATGATAGCATTCTCTTTGGCTTTTGTAGGAATAATGGCTGCTATAGTCCAAGGAGGGCTTATAAGATTCATTATTCCTAAACTTGGAGTATATAAAACCCTCATAACAGGTATTTGTATATCTGCTACCAGTTATTTTTTGTATGTATTTGCCTCTGAAGGGTGGATGCTCTATCCTATTATATTTCTTGCTTCTTTTGGGGGAGTAGCAGGTCCGGCTATACAAAGCATCACAACTCAAAAAATACCCTCTAACGAACAAGGAGAACTTCAGGGGATAACAACCAGTTTGATGAGTATAGCATCTATAATAGGTCCTTTTGTGATGACGTATATTTTTTATTCTTTTACAGCAGATAAAAATGCCCCTCTATATTATTTTCCTGCCGCTCCATTTATATTAAGTTGTGTATTAGTATTATGTTCTCTTCTATTCGTATATATATATATCCATAAAGAGAAAAAACAACCGAGAAATGTATCATAA
- the rlmD gene encoding 23S rRNA (uracil(1939)-C(5))-methyltransferase RlmD, giving the protein MNKQKLFGANTILKDILIEDLADDGKCVAKYENMVIFVKGLVPGDIADLQIIKKKKNFADAIPLTITHYSDKRFTPFCKHFEDCGGCKWQNIKYTDQLFYKQKNTEEGLRRIGKIDNPPINPIIPSPLTQYYRNKLEFTFSYHRWLSKKELDTQISNKNGLGFHTIGMFDKVVDVEHCHLQPSPSNDIRNYIKKYCIEKQLEFYNSRLHVGFLRTLTIRTTLTGEVMVILQVSEENKELFALLESIKEQFSFISSLYYVINKKKNDTFHDIEASLFFGKKFLLEKIQNLQFKVSPKSFYQTNPLQAENLYKNALRMANIQKEDVVYDLYTGTGTLALLSAEKAKKVCGIEIVPEAIQDAKENALMNNIENVFFEMGDTKKILQKDFFEKNGYPSIIITDPPRAGMDPQVIQTIIDSYPEKIVYISCNPSTQARDLSFFHNTYTITEIQPVDMFPHTPHIENIVLLKKNNK; this is encoded by the coding sequence ATGAACAAACAAAAACTTTTCGGTGCGAACACAATTCTAAAAGATATTCTGATAGAAGATCTGGCAGATGACGGAAAATGTGTAGCAAAATATGAGAATATGGTGATTTTTGTGAAAGGACTAGTGCCAGGAGATATTGCTGATTTACAAATCATAAAAAAGAAAAAAAATTTTGCTGATGCCATTCCTCTTACTATTACTCATTATTCTGATAAAAGATTCACCCCTTTTTGTAAACATTTTGAGGATTGCGGAGGATGTAAATGGCAAAACATAAAATACACAGACCAACTTTTTTACAAACAAAAAAACACAGAAGAAGGATTACGACGGATTGGAAAGATAGATAATCCTCCCATAAACCCTATTATACCTTCTCCTCTTACCCAATATTATAGAAATAAACTAGAATTTACTTTTTCTTACCATAGATGGCTCTCAAAAAAAGAGTTGGATACCCAAATAAGCAATAAAAACGGATTGGGTTTTCATACTATTGGAATGTTTGATAAAGTAGTAGATGTAGAACATTGTCATCTGCAACCATCCCCAAGCAACGATATAAGAAATTATATAAAAAAATACTGCATAGAAAAACAATTAGAATTTTATAACTCTCGTCTACACGTAGGATTTTTAAGAACTCTCACTATAAGAACTACTCTTACAGGGGAAGTGATGGTAATACTCCAAGTCTCCGAAGAAAACAAAGAACTTTTTGCACTATTGGAAAGTATAAAAGAACAATTTTCTTTCATAAGCTCCCTTTATTATGTTATTAACAAGAAAAAGAACGATACTTTTCACGATATAGAAGCATCTCTTTTTTTTGGAAAGAAATTTCTTTTAGAAAAAATACAAAATTTGCAGTTCAAAGTAAGCCCTAAATCATTTTATCAAACCAATCCTTTGCAAGCAGAGAATCTTTATAAAAATGCACTCCGAATGGCGAATATTCAAAAAGAAGATGTCGTATATGATTTATATACAGGAACGGGAACTTTGGCATTACTATCCGCCGAAAAAGCAAAAAAAGTATGTGGCATAGAAATAGTGCCAGAAGCCATACAAGATGCCAAAGAAAATGCTCTTATGAATAACATTGAAAATGTCTTTTTTGAAATGGGAGATACGAAAAAAATACTCCAAAAAGATTTTTTTGAAAAAAATGGGTATCCTTCCATAATTATTACAGACCCACCCAGAGCAGGTATGGATCCACAGGTCATACAGACAATCATAGATTCCTATCCTGAAAAAATTGTCTATATTAGCTGCAACCCATCAACACAAGCAAGAGACCTTTCTTTTTTTCATAATACATATACTATCACTGAAATACAACCTGTGGATATGTTTCCGCATACTCCTCATATAGAAAACATAGTACTATTGAAAAAAAACAATAAATAA
- a CDS encoding YHS domain-containing (seleno)protein has translation MKYIFFILLMGVFTQVAGQEEYSREKQFNLIEGKIAYNGYDAVSYFKKNPQKGNKKITSQYKGINYLFCTEDSKKEFDANPSKYEPAYGGWCAYAMGKVGEKVEVDPTSFEIIDGKVYLFYKSYFNVTLDKWKKDRTSLKPSADKNWNAFVGKK, from the coding sequence ATGAAATACATTTTTTTTATATTACTAATGGGAGTATTCACACAAGTAGCCGGGCAAGAAGAATACTCGAGAGAAAAACAATTTAATCTTATAGAAGGCAAAATAGCTTATAATGGATATGATGCTGTTTCTTATTTTAAAAAGAATCCTCAAAAGGGAAATAAAAAAATAACCTCTCAATACAAAGGAATTAATTATTTATTCTGCACCGAAGATTCAAAAAAAGAATTTGATGCAAACCCTTCCAAATACGAACCCGCATACGGAGGATGGTGTGCTTATGCTATGGGAAAGGTGGGAGAAAAAGTAGAAGTGGATCCTACCAGTTTTGAAATAATAGATGGAAAAGTATACTTGTTCTATAAAAGCTATTTTAATGTTACCTTAGATAAATGGAAAAAAGATAGAACATCTCTCAAACCATCAGCAGATAAAAATTGGAATGCTTTTGTAGGAAAAAAATAA
- a CDS encoding ABC transporter permease: MNKCILIFIKEYITRVRKKSFLVATILGPLSLVLIMLLPTYIATLSGTDKKISIIDKAGFFKKKFTNTDELQFTFIESELEEAKSNLEKSDDYGLLYIPSIDIDNKKPHGITFYSTSKPSIKLLENIENTIELTIEEKKLIQSGISQGSLDSLEADIDISTISITEGEEQENSSLVATIVGYISSFLIYIFIFGYGTQIMRGVMDEKTNRVVEIIVSSVKPMELMMGKILGIGAVGMTQLALWIILTTTILGGVSFFFVTPTNPSKNQTELVSKSLDIPNPSITPPLPENNIVAEALSSINSVNIPLIVGLFLFYFLGGYLVYGALFAAIGASVDTEVDSQQFILPITSPLIISIMMIGKVLLDPHDSFAFWLSIIPFTSPIIMMMRIPFDVPTWEILLSMSLIILCFLFTTWIASKIYRIGILMYGTKINYKILFKWLFSKN, from the coding sequence ATGAACAAATGTATTTTAATTTTTATAAAAGAATATATCACCAGGGTAAGAAAAAAATCTTTTCTGGTGGCAACCATATTAGGTCCCCTGTCTCTCGTTCTTATAATGTTATTACCGACTTATATTGCTACATTATCGGGGACGGATAAAAAAATCTCTATCATAGATAAGGCAGGTTTTTTTAAAAAGAAATTTACAAATACCGATGAATTACAATTTACTTTTATAGAATCAGAATTAGAAGAAGCAAAAAGTAATTTAGAAAAGAGCGATGATTACGGACTATTATATATCCCATCAATAGATATAGATAACAAAAAACCACATGGAATTACTTTTTATTCCACTTCCAAACCGAGCATCAAACTTTTAGAAAACATAGAAAATACCATAGAACTCACTATTGAAGAAAAAAAATTAATACAATCTGGTATTTCTCAAGGTTCATTAGATTCTTTAGAAGCAGATATTGATATTTCCACCATTAGCATTACAGAAGGAGAAGAACAAGAAAATAGTTCCTTAGTAGCTACAATTGTAGGATACATTTCTTCTTTTTTAATATACATATTTATATTTGGGTATGGAACACAGATAATGCGAGGTGTGATGGATGAAAAAACAAATAGAGTAGTAGAAATAATTGTTTCTTCTGTAAAACCTATGGAACTTATGATGGGTAAAATATTAGGAATCGGAGCAGTTGGTATGACTCAGCTTGCCCTATGGATAATACTTACTACCACCATATTAGGAGGAGTAAGTTTTTTCTTTGTTACCCCAACCAACCCATCTAAAAACCAAACCGAACTCGTATCTAAAAGCTTAGATATCCCTAATCCCTCTATTACTCCCCCTCTCCCCGAAAATAATATAGTTGCAGAAGCCCTATCATCTATAAATAGCGTAAATATACCTCTTATAGTAGGGCTTTTTCTGTTTTATTTCTTAGGAGGATATTTAGTGTATGGAGCTTTATTTGCTGCTATAGGTGCTTCGGTAGACACAGAGGTAGATTCACAACAATTTATACTCCCTATAACCAGCCCTCTCATTATTTCTATTATGATGATAGGAAAAGTTTTATTAGACCCACATGATAGTTTCGCTTTTTGGCTCTCCATAATACCATTTACTTCCCCTATTATTATGATGATGCGGATCCCTTTCGATGTTCCTACATGGGAAATACTCCTTTCTATGTCTTTGATAATTCTCTGTTTTCTCTTTACTACATGGATAGCATCAAAAATATATAGAATAGGAATTTTGATGTATGGAACAAAAATAAATTATAAAATTCTTTTTAAATGGCTTTTTTCTAAAAACTAA
- a CDS encoding Hsp20/alpha crystallin family protein produces the protein MSLVKWKKDDFLFPSFPSLLDDVFEQDYFNKIALGTNIPAVNIKENEKEYTIHFGAPGLTKEDFKISLDHNLLSISSEKKTEKTDEKEKYTRREYSFSSFSRSFSLPNNVNSDKIDANYLNGELIITIPKKEIETKVIKQIAIK, from the coding sequence ATGAGCTTAGTTAAATGGAAAAAAGACGATTTCTTGTTCCCATCTTTTCCATCATTATTAGATGATGTTTTTGAGCAAGATTATTTTAATAAAATAGCACTGGGTACAAATATTCCTGCGGTGAATATTAAAGAAAACGAAAAAGAGTATACTATTCATTTTGGTGCTCCGGGTCTTACAAAAGAAGATTTCAAAATATCCCTGGATCATAATCTCTTATCTATTTCCTCTGAGAAGAAAACAGAAAAAACAGATGAGAAAGAAAAATATACTCGTAGAGAATACAGCTTTAGTTCTTTTTCTCGGTCCTTTAGTTTACCCAATAATGTAAATAGCGATAAAATAGACGCTAATTACCTAAATGGAGAACTTATTATTACCATACCTAAAAAAGAAATAGAGACTAAGGTAATAAAACAGATTGCTATTAAATAA